A DNA window from Tachysurus vachellii isolate PV-2020 chromosome 20, HZAU_Pvac_v1, whole genome shotgun sequence contains the following coding sequences:
- the LOC132863352 gene encoding ankyrin repeat and LEM domain-containing protein 2 isoform X1, whose protein sequence is MDTVLSRLATLNPDELREEITRAGLKCGPITATTRGIFEKKLARALLGDQPGARPEVDAGDPNSSLDKNQSPAASSDVLRTDEDATQPASSESPTLFYGVLPPLDDSLHNNGVIHVYDNKQKALKAVMTMKGSRFKAFYNRNDAENFAKGLCDGAVTPSKNSPDKHHSTFTAEKLPTLETACLEKANEFRSPRIQDLTTKLRRAVEKGDEEAFKKLVWENPRYLIGSGDNPTIVQEGCRYNVLHVAAKENQAEMTGVILETLQNPEFMRLMYPDDQEDMLWKRISYILDLYLNTPDKGSNETPLHFACKFGCPDVVNVLCSHPDIDKNCRNKYGQMPFSVICERKNKNKETKEKIQEYLEDRFFVPLLRATDNTLNPVIGAPWVPGASKYRDVSIIPGLMEDPKNPLMTIRAFVGPLNLSKAEEFHKLWKTPPRDRAKYFHHILKSDPDRGAERVGRELAHEMGYPWAEYWDFLNCFTDLSTEEGLNMLEDYLIRSTQQKHDTENSFLHLKSPGAPAAYEKPSNINTLLDDHLPPGTPACRDNWTEGNRFPVCDLRNEFERVALDRSSGAEDTADSGLGCLTASGSDGSDGGSLGAWDWTESEEDDSSSEEYHTADEDTDIIRQTNSSGGTCTPAHECLDHTSPLSCEEEDLCSSVSSCSSYKSSHSTPEHIKEFQPQVFLADESPSKLDSEVLLAVTETDMDEQRFPLINRWRNIVCSYPESQRHRWPSVTVTIRHTGNQTSTPRRLTHSWLTGSPSFLSINKLIPASCVYSGSPNKH, encoded by the exons ATGGACACAGTCTTGAGCAGGCTGGCAACCCTGAACCCAGATGAGCTGCGAGAGGAGATCACAAGGGCAGGATTAAAATGTGGACCCATAACTGCGACGACAAGGGGCATTTTTGAGAAAAAGCTTGCCCGAGCTCTTTTAGGGGATCAGCCTGGAGCCAGGCCAGAGGTCGATGCTGGAGATCCCAATAGCTCTTTGGATAAGAATCAGTCTCCAGCAGCAAGTTCAGATGTGCTGAGGACGGATGAAGACGCTACCCAACCGGCGTCTTCTGAATCTCCCACTTTATTTTACGGGGTTTTGCCTCCTCTAGATGATTCGCTGCATAACAATG GTGTCATCCACGTTTATGACAACAAGCAGAAAGCACTAAAAGCAGTCATGACGATGAAAGGTTCGAGATTTAAAGCTTTTTATAACAGAAACGATGCTGAAAACTTTGCCAAGGGCTTGTGTGATGGTGCCGTGACACCCAGCAAGAATTCACCAGACAAACACCATTCTACATTTACAG CAGAGAAACTGCCAACTCTGGAAACAGCCTGTTTGGAAAAGGctaatgaattcagaagtccACGCATACAAGACCTGACAACGAAACTTAGAAGAGCTGTGGAGAAAGGAGACGAAGAGGCTTTTAAAAAGCTTGTTTGGGAAAACCCAAGATACCTTATTGGATCTGGAGACAACCCAACTATTGTGCAG GAAGGCTGCAGATACAACGTCCTGCATGTAGCAGCAAAAGAGAACCAAGCAGAGATGACGGGCGTAATATTGGAGACACTACAAAATCCAGAGTTCATGCGTCTCATGTATCCTGATGATCAGGAAGACATGCTCTGGAAACGAATCAGCTACATCTTGGACCTGTACCTTAACACACCTGATAAAGGA AGCAATGAAACGCCGCTTCACTTTGCTTGTAAATTTGGATGCCCAGACGTAGTGAACGTTCTTTGTTCACATCCAGACATTGATAAGAACTGCAGGAACAAGTATGGACAGATGCCGTTTAGT GTGATCTGTGAAAGgaaaaacaagaataaagaaACTAAAGAAAAGATTCAAGAATATTTGGAGG ATCGTTTTTTCGTTCCCTTACTGAGAGCCACAGATAACACTCTTAACCCAGTGATCGGTGCACCCTGGGTTCCTGGCGCCTCTAAGTATCGGGATGTGTCAATAATCCCTGGTCTGATGGAGGATCCTAAAAACCCATTGATGACTATCAGGGCATTCGTAGGCCCTCTGAATTTATCAAAG GCAGAAGAGTTTCACAAGCTGTGGAAAACACCGCCTCGTGATCGAGCAAAATACTTTCATCATATTTTAAAATCCGATCCTGATCGAGGAGCTGAGAGAGTAGGACG GGAATTAGCGCATGAGATGGGGTACCCCTGGGCTGAATACTGGGACTTCCTGAATTGTTTCACTGACCTCTCCACAGAGGAAGGATTGAACATGTTGGAGGATTACTTGATCAGATCCACCCAGCAGAAGCATGATACAGAGAACagctttttacatttaaaaagtcCTGGTGCACCTGCTG cttATGAAAAGCCATCTAATATCAACACACTGCTCGATGATCATCTGCCTCCTGGGACGCCAGCATGTCGAGACAACTGGACTGAAGGAAACAGGTTTCCGGTGTGTGACCTCAGGAATGAATTTGAGAGGGTTGCCTTGGATCGGTCTTCTGGTGCTGAGGATACGGCAGATTCGGGATTAGGTTGTCTCACTGCGTCTGGTTCTGACGGATCTGACGGAGGCTCTTTAGGAGCATGGGATTGGACAGAGAGCGAGGAGGACGACTCCAGCTCAGAGGAGTACCACACAGCTGACGAGGACACTGACATCATTCGCCAGACCAACAGCAGTGGAGGAACGTGTACACCAGCACATGAGTGTCTGGACCACACCAGTCCCTTGAGCTGTGAGGAGGAAGATCTGTGCAGTTCTGTGTCTTCCTGCTCCTCTTACAAATCCTCTCACAgtacacctgaacacatcaAGGAGTTTCAGCCACAGGTTTTTCTTGCCGA TGAATCTCCCAGTAAGCTGGACAGCGAGGTGTTGTTAGCAGTGACCGAAACTGACATGGACGAGCAGCGTTTTCCCCTCATTAACAGATGGAGGAACATCGTTTGCTCTTATCCTGAATCTCAGAGGCACCG ATGGCCGAGCGTTACGGTGACGATCAGACACACAGGGAATCAGACGTCAACTCCACGCAGACTTACACACAGCTGGCTAACGGGCTCGCCCAGCTTCCTCAGCATAAACAAGTTGATCCCTGCTTCATGTGTGTATAGCGGCTCA
- the LOC132863352 gene encoding ankyrin repeat and LEM domain-containing protein 2 isoform X2 — MDTVLSRLATLNPDELREEITRAGLKCGPITATTRGIFEKKLARALLGDQPGARPEVDAGDPNSSLDKNQSPAASSDVLRTDEDATQPASSESPTLFYGVLPPLDDSLHNNGVIHVYDNKQKALKAVMTMKGSRFKAFYNRNDAENFAKGLCDGAVTPSKNSPDKHHSTFTEKLPTLETACLEKANEFRSPRIQDLTTKLRRAVEKGDEEAFKKLVWENPRYLIGSGDNPTIVQEGCRYNVLHVAAKENQAEMTGVILETLQNPEFMRLMYPDDQEDMLWKRISYILDLYLNTPDKGSNETPLHFACKFGCPDVVNVLCSHPDIDKNCRNKYGQMPFSVICERKNKNKETKEKIQEYLEDRFFVPLLRATDNTLNPVIGAPWVPGASKYRDVSIIPGLMEDPKNPLMTIRAFVGPLNLSKAEEFHKLWKTPPRDRAKYFHHILKSDPDRGAERVGRELAHEMGYPWAEYWDFLNCFTDLSTEEGLNMLEDYLIRSTQQKHDTENSFLHLKSPGAPAAYEKPSNINTLLDDHLPPGTPACRDNWTEGNRFPVCDLRNEFERVALDRSSGAEDTADSGLGCLTASGSDGSDGGSLGAWDWTESEEDDSSSEEYHTADEDTDIIRQTNSSGGTCTPAHECLDHTSPLSCEEEDLCSSVSSCSSYKSSHSTPEHIKEFQPQVFLADESPSKLDSEVLLAVTETDMDEQRFPLINRWRNIVCSYPESQRHRWPSVTVTIRHTGNQTSTPRRLTHSWLTGSPSFLSINKLIPASCVYSGSPNKH; from the exons ATGGACACAGTCTTGAGCAGGCTGGCAACCCTGAACCCAGATGAGCTGCGAGAGGAGATCACAAGGGCAGGATTAAAATGTGGACCCATAACTGCGACGACAAGGGGCATTTTTGAGAAAAAGCTTGCCCGAGCTCTTTTAGGGGATCAGCCTGGAGCCAGGCCAGAGGTCGATGCTGGAGATCCCAATAGCTCTTTGGATAAGAATCAGTCTCCAGCAGCAAGTTCAGATGTGCTGAGGACGGATGAAGACGCTACCCAACCGGCGTCTTCTGAATCTCCCACTTTATTTTACGGGGTTTTGCCTCCTCTAGATGATTCGCTGCATAACAATG GTGTCATCCACGTTTATGACAACAAGCAGAAAGCACTAAAAGCAGTCATGACGATGAAAGGTTCGAGATTTAAAGCTTTTTATAACAGAAACGATGCTGAAAACTTTGCCAAGGGCTTGTGTGATGGTGCCGTGACACCCAGCAAGAATTCACCAGACAAACACCATTCTACATTTACAG AGAAACTGCCAACTCTGGAAACAGCCTGTTTGGAAAAGGctaatgaattcagaagtccACGCATACAAGACCTGACAACGAAACTTAGAAGAGCTGTGGAGAAAGGAGACGAAGAGGCTTTTAAAAAGCTTGTTTGGGAAAACCCAAGATACCTTATTGGATCTGGAGACAACCCAACTATTGTGCAG GAAGGCTGCAGATACAACGTCCTGCATGTAGCAGCAAAAGAGAACCAAGCAGAGATGACGGGCGTAATATTGGAGACACTACAAAATCCAGAGTTCATGCGTCTCATGTATCCTGATGATCAGGAAGACATGCTCTGGAAACGAATCAGCTACATCTTGGACCTGTACCTTAACACACCTGATAAAGGA AGCAATGAAACGCCGCTTCACTTTGCTTGTAAATTTGGATGCCCAGACGTAGTGAACGTTCTTTGTTCACATCCAGACATTGATAAGAACTGCAGGAACAAGTATGGACAGATGCCGTTTAGT GTGATCTGTGAAAGgaaaaacaagaataaagaaACTAAAGAAAAGATTCAAGAATATTTGGAGG ATCGTTTTTTCGTTCCCTTACTGAGAGCCACAGATAACACTCTTAACCCAGTGATCGGTGCACCCTGGGTTCCTGGCGCCTCTAAGTATCGGGATGTGTCAATAATCCCTGGTCTGATGGAGGATCCTAAAAACCCATTGATGACTATCAGGGCATTCGTAGGCCCTCTGAATTTATCAAAG GCAGAAGAGTTTCACAAGCTGTGGAAAACACCGCCTCGTGATCGAGCAAAATACTTTCATCATATTTTAAAATCCGATCCTGATCGAGGAGCTGAGAGAGTAGGACG GGAATTAGCGCATGAGATGGGGTACCCCTGGGCTGAATACTGGGACTTCCTGAATTGTTTCACTGACCTCTCCACAGAGGAAGGATTGAACATGTTGGAGGATTACTTGATCAGATCCACCCAGCAGAAGCATGATACAGAGAACagctttttacatttaaaaagtcCTGGTGCACCTGCTG cttATGAAAAGCCATCTAATATCAACACACTGCTCGATGATCATCTGCCTCCTGGGACGCCAGCATGTCGAGACAACTGGACTGAAGGAAACAGGTTTCCGGTGTGTGACCTCAGGAATGAATTTGAGAGGGTTGCCTTGGATCGGTCTTCTGGTGCTGAGGATACGGCAGATTCGGGATTAGGTTGTCTCACTGCGTCTGGTTCTGACGGATCTGACGGAGGCTCTTTAGGAGCATGGGATTGGACAGAGAGCGAGGAGGACGACTCCAGCTCAGAGGAGTACCACACAGCTGACGAGGACACTGACATCATTCGCCAGACCAACAGCAGTGGAGGAACGTGTACACCAGCACATGAGTGTCTGGACCACACCAGTCCCTTGAGCTGTGAGGAGGAAGATCTGTGCAGTTCTGTGTCTTCCTGCTCCTCTTACAAATCCTCTCACAgtacacctgaacacatcaAGGAGTTTCAGCCACAGGTTTTTCTTGCCGA TGAATCTCCCAGTAAGCTGGACAGCGAGGTGTTGTTAGCAGTGACCGAAACTGACATGGACGAGCAGCGTTTTCCCCTCATTAACAGATGGAGGAACATCGTTTGCTCTTATCCTGAATCTCAGAGGCACCG ATGGCCGAGCGTTACGGTGACGATCAGACACACAGGGAATCAGACGTCAACTCCACGCAGACTTACACACAGCTGGCTAACGGGCTCGCCCAGCTTCCTCAGCATAAACAAGTTGATCCCTGCTTCATGTGTGTATAGCGGCTCA